From the Oligoflexia bacterium genome, one window contains:
- a CDS encoding thioredoxin domain-containing protein codes for MKTTRHNKLHQEKSPYLLQHKDNPVWWLPWDKEAFEIAKTQNLPIFLSIGYSTCHWCHVMEKDSFEKTDVAEILNANFVAIKVDREERPDVDSIYMSAAQAMTGHGGWPLSVLLTPEGKPFWAGTFVAHASFTQLLSKVSTMWKEQSDSLISDGNRLAEFIKQNSSLPLIDNHNVSEKYLHDFLKKYQSRFDSVYGGNIGSPKFPPTYSLMTLLRIHRRTQNPEALNMVETTLKQMRRGGIFDQIGGGFARYATDDQWLIPHFEKMLYDNALIASTYLEAYQVTKNEEFARTAREICDYVLRDMTDSTGGFYSAEDADSEHIEGKFYVWSIDELKNILSSSEFELIEKTFHITEKGNFHAHKTGDEVTEQRFEKPALEGNVLFLDPQSPLPSQKDEILNSALAKMLEVRTKRIRPHLDDKILVSWNGLMISALAKYFQVLDDAKYLDAAKKAALFLINNMSDKQGKLKRSYRQGESRQYALSDDYALLIQALLDLYECDFDKVWFDHAMRLQKTQDELFWDKNANGYFDNDGSDPYLITRSKTFEDGVTPSANSISALNLLRLGDLNQNFEYKKRAEQIIHAAGFLLKEHPQAVTALLHAIDRLTDGSFEIALIGDSTNPSFKCFLNSIRKNFHPNKVIADSNSKVQLALNKTQINNEPTFYICQNQTCQLPVTDQHQALEQLKPKTYTLT; via the coding sequence ATGAAAACCACACGGCACAATAAACTTCACCAAGAGAAAAGTCCGTATTTATTACAGCACAAAGATAATCCCGTGTGGTGGCTCCCTTGGGATAAAGAAGCTTTTGAAATTGCTAAGACTCAAAACCTGCCGATATTTCTCTCGATTGGATACTCGACATGTCATTGGTGTCACGTCATGGAAAAAGATTCTTTTGAAAAAACAGATGTGGCTGAAATTTTAAATGCAAACTTCGTAGCAATCAAAGTTGATCGTGAAGAACGCCCAGACGTCGATTCTATCTACATGTCAGCAGCACAAGCCATGACAGGTCATGGCGGCTGGCCGCTCAGTGTACTTCTAACACCTGAAGGAAAACCCTTTTGGGCTGGTACTTTTGTCGCCCATGCTAGCTTTACTCAATTACTCTCAAAAGTTTCTACTATGTGGAAAGAACAATCAGACTCACTTATTTCTGATGGAAATCGTTTAGCAGAGTTTATTAAACAAAACTCTTCTCTTCCCTTAATCGATAATCACAATGTCTCTGAAAAATATCTCCATGATTTTTTAAAAAAATATCAAAGCCGATTTGATTCTGTGTATGGAGGAAATATTGGCTCACCAAAGTTTCCACCAACTTATAGCCTTATGACTTTATTAAGAATTCACAGACGCACACAAAACCCTGAAGCCCTCAACATGGTTGAGACAACGCTTAAGCAAATGCGCCGTGGAGGAATTTTTGATCAAATAGGAGGAGGATTCGCTCGTTACGCCACCGATGATCAATGGCTCATCCCCCATTTTGAAAAAATGCTTTACGACAATGCATTAATTGCGAGTACTTATCTTGAAGCCTATCAAGTTACAAAAAATGAAGAGTTTGCAAGAACTGCACGTGAAATTTGTGATTATGTACTACGTGATATGACAGACAGCACTGGTGGATTTTATTCAGCCGAAGATGCAGATAGTGAACACATTGAAGGTAAGTTTTATGTCTGGTCAATTGATGAACTGAAAAATATTTTAAGTTCAAGTGAATTTGAGTTAATCGAAAAGACATTTCATATCACTGAAAAAGGAAATTTCCACGCCCATAAAACCGGCGATGAAGTAACTGAGCAGCGTTTTGAAAAACCGGCACTTGAAGGGAATGTTCTATTTCTTGATCCCCAAAGCCCACTCCCCTCTCAAAAAGATGAAATTTTAAATTCAGCTTTAGCAAAAATGCTTGAAGTGCGAACAAAACGAATACGTCCTCATCTTGATGACAAAATATTAGTTAGCTGGAATGGTCTTATGATTTCTGCTTTGGCAAAATATTTTCAGGTGCTCGACGATGCAAAGTATTTAGACGCAGCAAAAAAAGCAGCACTGTTTTTAATTAATAATATGTCTGATAAACAGGGCAAACTTAAGCGCTCTTATCGTCAAGGAGAGAGTCGTCAGTATGCATTAAGTGATGATTATGCGTTATTGATTCAAGCCCTTTTAGATCTCTATGAATGTGACTTTGACAAAGTTTGGTTTGATCACGCAATGAGACTTCAAAAAACTCAAGATGAACTTTTTTGGGATAAAAACGCTAATGGGTATTTTGATAATGATGGGTCGGACCCTTATTTGATCACACGCAGTAAAACTTTTGAAGACGGTGTGACTCCATCGGCTAATTCTATATCAGCGCTAAACCTTTTACGCCTTGGAGATTTGAACCAAAATTTTGAATATAAAAAGAGAGCTGAACAAATCATTCATGCCGCAGGGTTTTTATTAAAAGAACATCCCCAGGCTGTAACTGCATTATTGCATGCTATTGACCGACTCACAGATGGTTCATTTGAAATCGCACTTATCGGAGATTCAACAAACCCCTCATTTAAATGTTTTTTAAATTCTATTCGAAAAAACTTTCATCCCAATAAAGTCATTGCTGATTCTAATTCAAAGGTTCAATTGGCATTAAATAAAACTCAAATTAATAATGAGCCCACCTTCTACATTTGCCAAAATCAAACCTGTCAGCTTCCTGTGACCGATCAACATCAGGCGCTAGAACAATTAAAACCCAAAACATATACACTCACATAA
- a CDS encoding HEAT repeat domain-containing protein produces MKNLTSVFLFLFTIQVHGSIPKNKPSIEQILSQTNTHKFSTLKKMGPEVYKELRKLTFDESRTLGIRWQAFMAMVRLGEKEAIPEVKEALNSSDWFLRDAAIRVLPALDKEVAYKAAIKGLDDSALVVRTTAVDTLGRLGKKECADKLWTALYSKDNYIRNQSLWIRKHIVSALADLALPGSEAKFIKVLDDSDSTLFAPAIAGLERLTGKKLGETQIPPVYRRYYWKKWYKETVSVSKAQAS; encoded by the coding sequence ATGAAAAACTTAACTTCTGTATTTTTGTTCCTATTTACAATTCAAGTTCATGGAAGTATCCCAAAAAATAAACCAAGTATTGAGCAAATTTTATCTCAAACAAACACTCACAAATTTTCAACACTTAAAAAAATGGGCCCTGAAGTTTATAAAGAACTTCGAAAACTCACTTTTGATGAGAGTCGAACCTTAGGTATTCGCTGGCAAGCATTTATGGCAATGGTAAGACTTGGCGAAAAAGAAGCTATTCCTGAAGTCAAAGAAGCTCTAAATAGCAGTGATTGGTTTTTACGAGATGCAGCGATTCGAGTATTACCCGCACTTGATAAAGAAGTAGCATACAAAGCAGCTATTAAAGGTCTTGATGATTCAGCATTAGTAGTTCGCACAACTGCTGTTGATACATTGGGCCGTTTGGGTAAAAAAGAGTGTGCTGATAAATTGTGGACTGCACTTTATTCAAAAGATAATTATATTCGAAATCAAAGTTTATGGATTCGAAAACATATTGTTTCTGCCCTTGCTGATTTAGCTCTGCCTGGTAGTGAAGCAAAATTTATTAAAGTACTTGATGACAGTGATTCAACTCTTTTTGCACCCGCCATTGCAGGCCTTGAGCGTCTGACAGGTAAAAAATTAGGAGAAACGCAAATTCCTCCAGTGTATCGTCGTTATTATTGGAAGAAATGGTATAAAGAAACTGTAAGTGTTTCTAAGGCCCAGGCGTCTTAG
- a CDS encoding Ig-like domain-containing protein — protein MKSNLGVFLSVLISFNLAMASSPALLVKVIDQKGQAVTGAVVQVGKAPNSPFAQNTAITNSQGIASFNASSINGEITDTPITIVKTGYPKITYFNQSGIEFKLQLPPPSLQKQAELSGDFVGWDALIVNFSDIATFGLFLPFLNADKLFAFQMSDLISTQVDKFSVLGKDVFVPSNLIFPKQRHSYGIIPITLNKPIFRLPMSVPATYSFQAVAGQFPFDDVAGDLVDGKTLFDIINQMTMQKFGLIKDKTMSGPVSGLHMNVNEAKLGPCLKLETKNAPLPKVAGLALTRAPELVGKPYQPTDIKNIAAGAQNLSCIKGDSRPVNAMALAMNYHLENEAMIFHKGMSSILARNIPHSSTTINLTLKSYFSVPQLKISEAGGVVESTRPERQGISPTSSAVHAILSDVTVTQTGTIINESVRPQWIVFGNSTLEKIQLPTLSAELLSIDTRSIYDQIAQTQPPTNFKRWEYIWLGLDPVLQFDNNQLMSVNIGYDLFESMTHAARNAVDF, from the coding sequence ATGAAAAGCAATCTTGGGGTTTTTCTAAGTGTTCTCATTTCATTCAATCTTGCCATGGCTTCTAGCCCAGCTTTATTGGTCAAAGTCATAGACCAAAAGGGCCAAGCCGTTACCGGTGCTGTCGTTCAGGTGGGTAAAGCTCCCAACTCCCCGTTTGCTCAAAATACGGCCATCACAAACAGCCAAGGTATTGCGAGTTTTAATGCCTCAAGCATAAATGGTGAAATCACCGACACACCTATAACCATTGTAAAAACAGGATACCCAAAAATCACTTATTTCAATCAATCAGGAATTGAATTTAAACTTCAACTACCACCCCCAAGCCTTCAAAAACAGGCCGAATTATCAGGTGATTTTGTTGGCTGGGATGCCTTGATCGTTAACTTTTCAGATATCGCCACCTTTGGACTTTTTTTACCGTTCTTAAACGCAGATAAATTATTTGCCTTTCAAATGTCAGATCTCATCAGCACTCAAGTTGATAAATTTTCTGTCTTAGGGAAAGACGTTTTTGTTCCTAGTAACTTAATATTTCCAAAACAAAGACATAGTTACGGAATCATACCCATAACACTTAATAAGCCGATCTTTCGCCTTCCCATGTCTGTTCCGGCTACGTACAGCTTTCAAGCAGTGGCTGGGCAATTTCCTTTTGATGATGTGGCTGGAGACCTTGTCGATGGGAAAACGCTCTTTGATATTATTAATCAAATGACCATGCAAAAATTTGGACTCATTAAAGATAAAACAATGAGTGGTCCTGTTTCGGGGCTTCACATGAATGTTAATGAAGCAAAACTTGGCCCGTGCTTAAAACTTGAGACTAAAAATGCGCCACTACCAAAAGTTGCAGGGCTTGCGTTAACACGCGCACCAGAACTTGTCGGAAAACCCTATCAGCCCACAGATATTAAAAATATCGCAGCCGGTGCACAAAACTTAAGCTGTATTAAAGGTGATTCGCGTCCTGTAAATGCCATGGCCTTAGCGATGAATTATCACCTTGAAAACGAAGCCATGATTTTTCATAAGGGAATGTCTTCGATCTTAGCTAGAAATATTCCACATTCTTCAACAACCATAAATTTAACTTTGAAATCATATTTTTCTGTACCCCAATTAAAAATCAGTGAGGCCGGCGGTGTGGTTGAAAGTACCCGACCTGAAAGACAGGGAATTTCACCTACTTCATCTGCAGTGCATGCCATTTTGTCTGATGTTACCGTCACACAAACAGGGACCATCATAAATGAATCAGTTCGCCCGCAATGGATTGTGTTTGGAAACAGCACATTAGAAAAAATCCAATTGCCAACACTTTCTGCTGAACTCTTATCAATCGATACTCGCTCTATTTATGATCAAATTGCTCAAACTCAACCGCCCACAAACTTTAAACGTTGGGAATATATTTGGTTAGGACTAGACCCCGTCTTACAATTTGATAATAATCAACTCATGTCTGTTAATATAGGATACGATCTTTTTGAATCTATGACACACGCGGCACGCAATGCAGTCGATTTCTAA
- a CDS encoding endonuclease/exonuclease/phosphatase family protein: MYLLRSSSSWRGTLGIIGILVFLTACEEKATQAQVSNEGIPEYTRTLNVSGWETKVSSLNVFGLKVVSPDKKERMPAIGRLLKEQQPDFAFMQEAWTEEGRKDIFSNSNLKYNHYYPVQLTVGSGIQMLSTVAFERQSFRVFTLGGRVSRITEGEAWAGKGIGMSRVTLKGLPVSMFNTHLVARHGSENQNTSEDRYTPERLMQLFEVFAHIVEQTDSDAFILAGDFNQRYFHIEYDFWNKLSSLDGIKFEEQDHTFCTSCGDNSYRDKAFNGQLDYIYVSPRLLITNAQRDFDQRIKKQDGSTINLSDHYGLVSTIGAITGSSGKNPTLVRKNTTESLAYLQYRLEDYLNWYDKDKSDVDAKGLEDKICVKCNIETSLKAVKRYQEALASNNPAKLPNDLKRIRTRLDSYFQIFR, translated from the coding sequence ATGTACTTACTCCGCAGCAGTTCTTCATGGAGAGGAACCCTAGGCATTATAGGAATTCTTGTATTTTTAACCGCCTGTGAAGAAAAAGCTACACAAGCACAAGTCAGTAACGAAGGTATTCCTGAATACACGCGAACTCTAAATGTCAGCGGGTGGGAAACAAAAGTTTCATCACTCAATGTCTTTGGGCTTAAAGTTGTTAGCCCAGACAAAAAAGAGCGAATGCCCGCCATCGGGCGCTTACTCAAAGAACAACAACCTGATTTTGCATTTATGCAAGAGGCTTGGACTGAAGAAGGTCGCAAGGACATCTTTTCAAATTCAAATCTAAAGTATAATCATTATTACCCTGTTCAATTAACAGTCGGTTCTGGAATCCAGATGTTATCTACGGTTGCGTTTGAACGACAATCATTTCGAGTGTTCACATTAGGCGGACGCGTTTCTCGCATTACTGAAGGTGAAGCTTGGGCTGGTAAAGGCATTGGAATGAGTCGTGTCACACTCAAGGGTTTACCTGTTTCCATGTTTAACACACATTTAGTTGCAAGACATGGATCAGAAAATCAAAACACTTCTGAGGATCGCTACACACCAGAAAGACTTATGCAGCTTTTTGAGGTCTTTGCACATATTGTTGAACAGACTGATTCAGATGCATTTATTTTAGCTGGAGATTTTAACCAGCGCTATTTTCATATCGAATATGATTTTTGGAACAAATTATCATCTTTAGATGGAATCAAATTTGAAGAACAAGATCACACATTTTGCACCTCATGTGGCGATAATTCTTATCGAGATAAAGCTTTCAACGGTCAATTAGATTACATCTATGTCTCACCTAGACTATTGATAACCAACGCTCAGCGTGACTTTGATCAACGCATTAAAAAACAAGATGGTTCAACAATTAATTTATCAGATCACTATGGGTTGGTATCAACCATTGGCGCGATTACGGGATCTTCTGGCAAAAACCCAACTCTTGTACGTAAAAATACAACAGAGAGTTTAGCTTATCTTCAATACAGACTTGAAGATTATCTCAATTGGTATGACAAAGATAAAAGTGATGTCGACGCTAAAGGTTTAGAGGATAAGATTTGTGTAAAGTGCAATATTGAAACTTCACTTAAGGCAGTGAAGCGTTATCAAGAGGCCCTTGCATCAAATAATCCAGCAAAATTGCCAAATGATCTTAAAAGAATCCGAACAAGATTAGATTCCTATTTTCAAATTTTTAGATAA